One Obesumbacterium proteus DNA window includes the following coding sequences:
- a CDS encoding MdtB/MuxB family multidrug efflux RND transporter permease subunit, with protein MQHTPVGSEEPKNETPAAGGPSRLFILRPVATTLLMVAILLAGIVGYRSLSVSALPEVDYPTIQVVTLYPGASPDVTTSAITAPLERQFGQMSGLKQMSSQSSGGASVITLQFQLTLPLDVAEQEVQAAINAATNLLPTDLPYPPIYSKVNPADPPIMTIAVTSDAVAMTQVEDMVETRISQKISQVSGVGLVTISGGQRPAVRVRLNAPAVAAYGLDSETIRTAIVNANVNSAKGSFDGPTRSVTLSANDQMKSAEDYRDLIVAYANGAPVRLSDVATIEQAAENTKLAAWANTKPAIILNVQRQPGANVITTADSIQSLLPQLTESLPKSVKMTVLTDRTETIRASVSDVQTELLLAIALVVMVIYLFLRNVPATIIPSVAVPLSLVGTFAVMYFLDFSINNLTLMALTIATGFVVDDAIVVIENISRYIEKGEKPLDAALKGAGEIGFTIISLTFSLIAVLIPLLFMGDIIGRLFREFAVTLAVAILISAVVSLTLTPMMCARMLSHESLRKQNRFSRASERFFERVIAKYGEWLKVVLNHPMLTLSVALSTLVLTVLLYIFIPKGFFPIQDNGLIQGTVQAPQSVSFSEMAQRQQTLAAEILKDPDVASLSSFIGVDGTNATLNSGRLQINLKPLDERKDRVQQIIPRLQKMADKIPGIQLYLQPVQDLTIDTQVSRTQYQFTLQAMSLDELSTWVPKLVGELQKSPMLKDVSSDWQDQGLVAFVNVNRDTASRLGITMADVDNALYNAFGQRLISTIYTQANQYRVVMEHNQDHSNGLAAFNDVYLTSSDGKNVPLNAIATIEERFGPLSINHLDQFPSTTVSFNVTDGYSLEQAMKTITSTEQQLNMPVDITTNFQGATLAFESALGNTLWLIVAAIVAMYIVLGVLYESFIHPVTILSTLPTAGVGALLALIMAGSELDVIAIIGIILLIGIVKKNAIMMIDFALAAEREQGMAPYDAIYQACLLRFRPILMTTLAALLGALPLMLSTGVGAELRQPLGICMVGGLIMSQILTLFTTPVIYLLFDKVSRNTHPAKDPQENIQ; from the coding sequence TTCTGCTGGCGGGGATCGTCGGTTATCGTTCACTGTCGGTTTCCGCGTTGCCAGAGGTGGATTACCCAACGATTCAGGTGGTGACGCTTTATCCGGGCGCGAGCCCAGACGTCACCACGTCTGCCATTACCGCACCGCTGGAACGTCAGTTCGGCCAGATGTCGGGCTTAAAACAGATGTCGTCGCAAAGCTCCGGCGGCGCGTCGGTGATTACCTTACAATTTCAGCTAACGCTGCCGCTCGACGTCGCGGAGCAAGAGGTTCAGGCTGCGATTAACGCCGCCACCAATTTGCTGCCGACCGACCTGCCCTATCCGCCGATTTACAGCAAGGTTAACCCTGCCGATCCACCGATCATGACCATCGCCGTCACCTCGGATGCCGTGGCGATGACGCAGGTTGAAGATATGGTGGAAACCCGCATTTCGCAGAAAATCTCGCAGGTTAGCGGCGTGGGTCTGGTGACGATTTCAGGCGGTCAGCGTCCTGCGGTGCGCGTGCGTTTGAACGCACCGGCGGTTGCTGCCTACGGTTTAGACAGTGAAACCATCCGCACCGCTATCGTTAACGCCAACGTTAACTCGGCGAAGGGGAGCTTTGACGGCCCAACGCGCTCGGTTACGCTGTCTGCCAACGACCAAATGAAGTCGGCAGAAGACTATCGCGATCTGATCGTGGCCTATGCCAACGGTGCGCCGGTTCGTTTAAGCGATGTAGCAACTATCGAACAGGCGGCAGAAAATACTAAACTGGCCGCGTGGGCTAACACCAAACCCGCCATCATTTTAAACGTTCAGCGCCAGCCGGGTGCGAACGTTATTACCACGGCCGACAGCATTCAGTCATTGCTGCCACAGCTGACAGAAAGCCTGCCAAAATCAGTAAAAATGACGGTGCTAACTGACCGCACCGAAACCATTCGTGCCTCGGTCAGCGATGTTCAGACCGAACTGCTGCTGGCGATTGCGCTGGTGGTGATGGTGATTTATCTGTTCTTGCGCAATGTTCCTGCCACAATCATTCCTAGCGTGGCGGTGCCGTTGTCGCTGGTGGGTACATTCGCCGTCATGTATTTCCTCGATTTTTCAATAAACAACCTCACCTTGATGGCCTTGACTATCGCCACCGGTTTCGTGGTCGATGACGCCATCGTGGTGATCGAAAACATCTCGCGCTATATCGAAAAAGGCGAAAAGCCGCTGGATGCCGCATTGAAAGGCGCGGGAGAAATTGGGTTCACCATTATTTCTCTGACATTCTCCCTGATTGCGGTGCTAATCCCACTGCTGTTTATGGGCGATATTATCGGGCGACTGTTCCGCGAATTTGCGGTTACCTTGGCGGTGGCGATCCTGATTTCGGCCGTGGTGTCGTTAACCCTAACGCCAATGATGTGCGCACGTATGCTCAGCCATGAATCACTGCGCAAACAAAACCGCTTCTCGCGTGCCAGCGAGCGTTTCTTCGAACGCGTCATTGCCAAATATGGCGAATGGCTCAAGGTCGTGTTGAATCACCCGATGCTCACGCTAAGCGTGGCGCTGAGCACGCTGGTGCTGACCGTTCTGCTGTATATTTTCATTCCTAAGGGCTTCTTCCCGATTCAGGATAACGGCCTGATTCAAGGCACCGTTCAGGCACCGCAGTCGGTTTCCTTTAGCGAAATGGCGCAGCGTCAGCAAACGCTGGCGGCTGAAATTCTCAAAGACCCTGACGTCGCGAGTCTGAGCTCATTTATCGGCGTGGATGGCACCAACGCCACGCTAAACAGCGGGCGTTTACAGATCAACCTCAAGCCGCTGGATGAACGTAAAGATCGCGTTCAGCAGATCATCCCGCGCCTGCAAAAAATGGCCGACAAGATCCCCGGTATTCAGCTTTATCTGCAACCGGTTCAGGATCTGACCATTGATACGCAGGTGAGCCGTACACAGTACCAGTTCACTTTACAGGCCATGTCGCTGGACGAACTGAGCACGTGGGTACCGAAGCTGGTGGGTGAACTGCAAAAATCACCGATGCTGAAAGACGTGAGCAGTGACTGGCAGGATCAGGGATTAGTGGCCTTTGTGAACGTTAACCGCGACACCGCCAGCCGCTTAGGCATTACCATGGCCGACGTGGATAACGCGCTGTATAACGCCTTCGGCCAGCGGTTGATCTCCACGATTTATACCCAAGCTAATCAGTATCGCGTGGTGATGGAGCATAATCAGGATCACAGCAATGGTTTAGCCGCGTTTAACGACGTGTATCTCACCAGCAGCGACGGCAAAAATGTACCGTTGAATGCGATTGCGACTATTGAAGAGCGTTTTGGGCCGCTGTCGATTAATCATCTCGATCAGTTCCCATCAACCACGGTGTCGTTCAACGTTACCGACGGCTACTCACTCGAGCAGGCGATGAAAACCATCACCAGCACCGAGCAGCAGCTGAATATGCCCGTTGATATCACCACGAATTTCCAAGGTGCAACGCTCGCGTTTGAATCAGCGCTGGGCAACACGCTGTGGCTTATCGTGGCGGCGATTGTCGCGATGTATATCGTTCTGGGCGTGCTGTATGAAAGTTTTATTCATCCAGTCACCATCCTGTCAACGCTGCCGACCGCTGGGGTGGGTGCACTATTGGCGCTCATTATGGCGGGCAGCGAGCTCGACGTGATTGCCATTATCGGCATCATTTTGCTGATTGGTATCGTGAAGAAAAACGCCATCATGATGATCGACTTCGCCCTTGCCGCCGAACGTGAGCAAGGAATGGCGCCGTATGACGCCATTTATCAAGCCTGTTTGCTGCGTTTCCGCCCAATTCTTATGACCACGCTGGCGGCGCTGTTGGGTGCTCTGCCGCTGATGCTCAGCACCGGCGTTGGGGCCGAACTGCGCCAGCCGCTGGGGATTTGCATGGTCGGCGGTTTGATCATGAGCCAAATTCTGACGCTGTTCACCACGCCGGTGATTTACCTGCTGTTTGATAAGGTTTCGCGAAACACGCATCCGGCTAAAGATCCGCAGGAGAACATCCAGTGA